A single genomic interval of Pristiophorus japonicus isolate sPriJap1 unplaced genomic scaffold, sPriJap1.hap1 HAP1_SCAFFOLD_587, whole genome shotgun sequence harbors:
- the LOC139255161 gene encoding glutathione S-transferase A-like translates to MAMADKTMLYWGSGSPPCWRIMIALQEKKLHGVPHKLLSFDKQEHKSLEVLAINPRGQLPTFQHNGNVVNESFAACLYLEVSVSDYLF, encoded by the exons ATGGCCATGGCAGACAAGACGATGCTGTACTGGGGCTCGGGCTCCCCACCCTGCTGGAGGATCATGATCGCTTTGCAGGAGAAGAAGCTGCACGGGGTCCCGCACAAGCTGCTGTCCTTTGACAAACAGGAGCACAAGTCGCTGGAGGTCCTGGCCATAAACCCCCGCGGACAG CTCCCAACCTTCCAGCACAACGGCAATGTGGTCAATGAGTCCTTCGCAGCCTGTCTGTATCTGGAAGTAAGTgttagtg